TCTCTAGTTCTTTGGACCTAGGGTGAccgatagaaagtgtgaaaaattgagacagggtgtgtgtgggggcgggggggttgttgttgttggtggtaataggcgcctatataaaacaaagccctgaatattgggactgtccctataaaattgggacatctggtcaccctatttggacCACGTATATGCAGGGCAAGATTTTCAACCGTGACAAGTAATTTTGGGGACCCAAATTGAGACAGGTTAAAAGGGCTTAATTTTCtgatagtgggtgctgagcacgtTTCAAAAATCAGGTCCCGCTAAGGAATAGCAGATTCAGCATGGGTCCCTGTCTTTCAAAGCAATCAGTTTTATGTTTCTAACTTGAGACTTCCAACCAAAAGCCTCAGTAATCAACGACCTCAAGGGGAAAGCACACGCAAGCAGCACAACACCCCGACTTTGGCAAAGTGAGGTTTGATCCATGCAGCCGGATGATCACTGCAAGCAGCACCCCGAATTCTCTTGCAAACAGTGACCCTGACTTTCTAATTATGGAACCAGGCTCACTCTAAGCCTCTGACTCACCAGAATGAACGAAGCAAGGAGGATTTCTGCACCGTCCAAGAGAAGTCATGCACAGCTCTCGCCGGCCTGCCTGCAGCACCTAGGACTTGTCAGGGAGGGCGGCGTATCTTATGCCTTCTGAAAGCCCACTGGGGTCACAGCGTTAGCACTGAGGCGTCTCAGATGACTTCTAAACAGAAACGGATGCTCGAGGCAACTGCCGGCCAGTCACTTTATATTAACCCCTCTTTGTCCTGACTCCTGGGTCAGCCCTTCGGCTAATATAAACGAGCACAGCTGACCATCTGGTCTGGTATCTATATCTCCTGGTCAATTTGTGAGTGGGCTGCAGAAACGTCTGCTCCGTCCAGCAGGGAAAGAGTTAATTCcttgctcaccctccctccctcccatccagAAGCAGGTGGTGGAAGGCTGGTAGATCCCTTAGGGGCTCTTGATTGAGCACTAGGAGGCCAAGGAATTAGGTGCTATTAGCGTTTATAAAGCtgcctgttggtgagagagagactgagagcctTGCTAGCAGGACTGATAACTGAGGAACCTGAGAGCTGGCACCCATATGTAGTAGGGGCCTGCCCGGGCCTGGTTCCGGCCTGCAAGTATCCTTGCTTACCCCTAGTGCCCCCTGCACTTGCCAGGAGGTGGGCATCCCACGATGTGTCCTTGACTTTCTTGTAGTATCTAGTTAGTTCCCAGATAAATAAGATTGGCATTGTGAGACCTAAAACGGACTTCATTCCAGGGCCAGGTTCAGAGACCCTTTTACACACTGACTCccaccagggccgtccttaggatttatggtgcccgaggcgggattattaaactggtgcccctgtaCCTGACTTGCTCTTaacaacacaaacataagcttacagtattggaaaacttgccacatgcatgttattaaacccagtttaacttaattaagcacactgtaatgctgatggactagcactaaagaagtagtgctatagaaaaaattctgatttgacagaatgatgcaaataatataatttttttaatttgtcaacattttattggaaatttatatgaagaggtattgaaacaaggatttgtttttaattaaaagcaatctttctggcttttttggctgcaaaatcagtaatagtgtcattgtatgacaaagacaaagtgatgtCTTGTTCGACTGCAAGAACAGCAAGACCAGTCAAGcgttcctgactcattgtagagcggagatagtttttaatgagctttagttttgagaaactccgttctcctgatgctactgttacaggaattgtcagtaGAATACGAGTGGCAATGTACACATTAGGATACATGTCAACAAGTTTGGTGGTATGAATAAACTGTACAATGTCCATCACCGATTTTGCATGTGGCAACATTGGTGACAGTGTACTCAATTCTTCGTAcagttcaagtccatttaaatcaaaactatcaccatgcttcaggaggctctctaggttcttgcgctgtgaccttgagctagtgtgaagacacctcacaaggcgctcTGCCCTGACTGAGACACAGTAGAGTTGGAAATccatgtcatttttacaaagccactttttagttttaaatatatagtgggcatcagtcttaatgttagttacaactctatatcaaccttatactgtaaatagatcaatggcattatgaagtttaataagctgggtttccaagcagtgggaaaatataaccctagttttactcctaggtaaagcgaccaaaatgaagtcagcacagaatcatcTCCTCTTGATTAaggtagcacagaaatgttacagaagtcctattgtgccttatttttgtttggaaagacattagcaatagcagcacattttgggcactgccagaaatacatgataaatcactgcctctaaagttccatcagaaactgacattttcacagctttagcatgatctgctgcacagattcttcacaaggaagtgtccctggccttttaaactcatattaaccatgtatttactttatgaaagttggacaaaacattgtgaaaacgtAAGACATCGGCTGCTCAACCTCTGGGCTGGCAAAAGCTATACTGACtcactggggaaaaaagcaagagaatcttagtacaacatatggtcactctctaccaggggtcggcaacctttcagaagtggtgtgccaagttcactgtaatttaaggtttcccatgccagtaatacattttaacgtttgtagaaggtctctctctatgtctatattatataaaataaactattgttgtatttaaagtaaataaggtttttaaaatatttaagaagcttcatttaaaataaaattaaaatgcagatcttatcaatttagtgtgacccttgcctgggatccttgtctggggttccagcccccagccccgctcagcccactgccagtctggggtccagccgctggccctgctcagcccactgccggtctgggattccattcactcagtcggcagcgggctgagcaggccggtggcaggctgagcagggccggcggggggctgagtggctcagtccgttgccagtctggggtgccggcagcactcagcctgctgccgctctggggttccggctgctggccccgctcagccccctaccgtccctgctcagcccgccaccggccccgctcagcccgctgccggctgagtgaatggaaccccaggccggcagtgggttGAGTGgctcagccggggtctcagccgccggcctgctcagcccgctgacagcctggggttccttgggggtccccaggccagcagcgggcgctgggtggggccagcggctgggaccccggctggcaatggggcagcagccggaaccccagagcagaggtgggctgagccactcagcccgccgctgcgtgccatcaaaaatcagctcacatgccacctttggcacgtgtgccataggttgccgacccctgctctatacactagtaaggagatgagcatattacagttgttggagggctctatttagcagtaacaaggctataggaaagtcagtcaacattttttgtttctctgatgaaaactggcccactccctgccccataccaaactgtcacaaataattgtcaacaacttaattttctatttttggctaagatattgattttttttaaaaaaaatattgaaattgaattcagggattgttagcaagcatttttggcaaacaaagttgttcaatgacaatctaaatggcaacacagtcctgctttcatgcttggctcacccccCGGCCTGCTGGTCCTATagctgcagtagaggaggagataggtggaaaactgcaggaccccaaaatccaccGCTTGGGGTGCatagtagcaacagcagcagaaaacCCTTAGGTCTGATCATACGCCAATGGGCACCATCACCAGCCCAATGGACCATGGTGAAGTTAGCacagcatctgatctcagggacGGGGCACCCACGGAGCCACCGCAGCTCATCCtgccctgtgcagctccccctggaTGAGATGGATTGCTGCCAGCCCGGGGGAGAGACgcgctccccagctagggtgaccagatgtcctgattttatagggccagtcccgatagttggggctttgtcttatataggcaccaattactcccacctagggtgaccaaacagcaagtgtgaaaaatcaggacgggggtggggggggggggtaataggagcctatataagaaaaagatccaaaaattgggactgtccctataaaagtgggacatctgctcaccctaccccaaccccctgtcctgatttttcgcacatgctatctggtcaccctatccccagcccagccatgtgtgaccattccaatcctggctggctgctgaggaagtgagttactttcactttcattccttcccccgccccttagcacctcacccaacccagccctgccggaggggaggggggagagagagagggaggtgcttctttggggggggagaagaatggacgttatgggggacaacaaaggaTACTGGTGCCAGAGCCGCCGAGCCTGCCTCACCTCATGCTGGGGGAAAGTCAcactcacaggtgagttccttcccccacccgtACCTGtacccttcccagagaccccagcagccaatccccgaccctcagactgtgctgcattcggctctctctaggacccagcagccctgctcttacatgctccactgcttcccGTCTGTCCGGGCTCCGGGCAGAGCGGTGCCCCCAGGTAgcgtggtgccctaggcggctgcctgttctgcctatggctaaggacggccctgactcCCACCTTACTCTATGAGTAGCCCCGATGATGTCAGTGGGACCATTCATGGAGGAAGGTGCTACCAAGTTTTCTCTTTCACCTTTTCAGGTTCATGGAGgatttctccacaccattctttTCCTGCTTTATTCCAGCCAGGGTGGGGAATGGAGCATGATCTAAGAGCGGCCAGACTCTGAATTGGTCTGCTCTCCCCAATGGGAGCGGCAAGTGCTTGGTATCAGGCAGGAGAAGGCCCATTACAAGCAAAACTGCTTCTGACTCACTTTTGGCTTCATCCTGTTTCCATAGAAGTCCGTGGCAACTTTCCCCCTGACTGGCACAGAACAGGATCAAGTGCTTAATTCCATGACATCCCGTTCACTGGAGTGGCGATGGAGAAGATTGTTCTTCACATCGCAAGGAACGCAAACCCCGTTCTAGTCTCTCAGTGGGGATCACTAAAGCCTGGCTTTGCTGCGTCAGGGAATATTGATACTGCACATTGAGACTGGATGAGCTTGCTCTTAAAACGAAGCATTCTCTAGGAAAGCCGCCCACGGCGGACGGGGAAAGCTGGCTTTCAGAGACGCTGAGCTGTTAgcgttaatttagaacccagacGTTTGCAGTCGTTCAAATGATCCCTTCCAGTGTTACTTGACTTTGCAAGGGCCAAGCCTGAGTTTCCACTGCCCTTGGGTTGCCTTTTCTTTGCCCTTTCTTGGGTTCTTCTGGAGCCCCTCACTCTCCACCAATTTaattttgtgccatctgcaaatgttaCCACCTCAGTTCCCGCCCACCCTTTGCCAGATCATCAATAACTATATTGAACATCAGCCCAGGTACTGAGTCTCGGCCCACCCCCTGCTGTCAGCCTGGCACCATGTTGAAAATCGACCGTTTCTTCCCATTCCTACGTTAGATTCACTGCAACAGAGTCCTTCCTCTTCTCAGCCACTAGGGGCACTACCGGCACCCAGAATCCAAATCAATAGCCAAGTGGTGAATGCATGATGTACACTggattcatagatcccaaggccagaagggagcctggtgatcatctagtctgactgcctgtatagcacaggccagagacctgccccacaataactCCTAATTCCTCATTTCTAGAAAATCATCCTGCCTTGATTTACCaattgcctgtgatggagaatcctctccaagccttggtaaattgtcccaatggttaattacgctgactgttaaaaatgtaccccTTTTCTCCAGtctgaatattaatactaatacacctctaccccgatagaacgcgaccaGATATaccgcggtaaagcagcggggagccccgggacctttaaagcgccgcccaagccctgctgctttACTGCggtatagccgaattcgtgtggcgccccgggccctttaaatccccgcccgagcccgactgccagagccccaggcatgggtggggatttaaagggccagaggctccggccgctatggggagccccgggctccttaaagcgccgcccgagcctggctgccggagctccggtggtgatttaaagggcccaggggtccccgcagcggccggagcaccaggccctttaaatcaccaccggggaagccggtccagtccggcacggcgtaccggctcttgccggtttGCCGTACCAGACCGTACCCGATAtcacgcggtctcacctataaggcggtgagattttttggctcccgaggaccgtgtTCTATacgggtagaggtgtacttgctcTGACCTGGAGGCCAGTACTACCCTAGCATAACCCCAGCTCTTACAAGCATACAGAAAAATGACGTCACTATCTCTCATAACACTTTAAATAGGTAAATCTCCTTTATTGTAGGTACGATGTTGTCAAACACATATCGATTATGTGCAGTGCAGAACAGAACAACATGCGAAACAAGCCAGTGAGGCTCATTGAAAGCGACAACAGAGGCAGCAGCACCACTATGTATAGCACCATAGAGGTGCATGGGGCTTTACAGATACAATTAAAGATCGGGGCCGAACTTTTTGAAAACGCCTAGTGActtttgggtgcctgacttgagacactttaaaggggctgattttcagaaagtgcttagCAACccctctctgaaaatcagccccctttGAGTGCCATCAGTTGAGCCCCCAGTAATTGGAGCACCCAGAATCACCAGGCGCTTTTGGAAAGCTTGGTCACAGCCCCTGCCCCGAAGCACTTACAGCCtatgcagggccatccctagagaTTGTGGTGCCTTACGCAGCCCCTCAGGTGTCCCAGGcctctgcagggggtggggcgcgtcccaggcctccgcgggggtggggggatgcacCCAAGGGCtttgggaggcaggagcagccagtgcaggaaggcagcaggggTCATTCCCCCCCCTGCATTCACGGGGTGGCGGAaagtggagcaacccggccccagcctgctccgctctgctcccccggctcccaggcttgggggaagggggggaaccgccccccccccccccgcactcaccggcggcacgGCTAGGAGCCGgcagggcgggctggggctgggtcgctccacttcccgctgcctggtgagtgcagggcaggcccgaccccgacccctgctgcagtcccccgggACGCCTAGCTCaggggatggggtttggggggggaagagggggagtgggggcatgactggggtggagcaggtgtgggaagaggtggggtggagcaggggtgggggccgtggggaaggggtggggcaggggtggaggcagCTTTCCTGGGCCCTGCTGTGCACAGCCCTCAGCCGTCCGGGggatctggctggccactagagcTGGATGCagtacgcagctgtgtagggcaccaggacATTTGGGGCATTTTGATGCCCCAAATGTCCTGGTGCCCTACACAACTGCCCCTGAGTCTATGATAGACAGGACACAGCATGAGGCAGGAAGAGAGAACTTTAGGCAGGCAGGGCTGAAGGAGGTTTACACAGATtgattagtatcagaggggtagccgtgttagtctggctctgtaaaaagtgacagagtcctgttgcaccttatagactaacagatgtattggagcataagctttcgtgggtgaatacccactttgtcagacgcatgtaatggaaatttccagaggcaggtataaatatgtagTTCAATCGGGGAGGGTGAGGTcttctgctagcagttgaggtgtgaacaccaagggaggagaaactgcttttgtagttggttagccattcacagtctttgtttaatcctgagctgatggtgtcaaatttgcaaatgaactgaagctcaacagtttctctttggagtctggtcctgaagattTTTGCTggaggatggctacctttacatctgctattgtgtggccagggaggttgaagtgttctcctacaggtatttgtatattgccattcctgatatctgacttgtgtccatttatccttttacgtagggactgtccagtttggccaatgtacatagcagaggggctggccaaactggacagtcactatgtaAAAGGTAAATGGACAGATTGATTAGGTTACTAGCTTTTTCAGGGTCTGCATTTCAGTGGATCCCCGTTCCACCTCCCCAcgtcactttaaaaaataatgaatttgGGCCCAAATCTTGCAATTGCATCCTCATGAGTGGATCCCACCCTTCTTGCAGACCCCGGCAATCAGGGCCTTAGGTTTGATGAagttggcaggggagtggggacgATTCTAGGAGGAAATGGAAGAACACAACATTGAGCTGGGATACAACGTCCAAGGGGAATTGCAGTTTTCTTCTTCTGGCCAAGCACAGGGCCCGCTTTGATTTAACATGACGAAGCAATTCACCTGAATTAGGTGAAACCTGATGGTGAAAGTCTGTCACATTGACTCATTTTTCCACCACAGTGTTCTGAGCATGGCTCTGCGGATCAGTTTGGATTTGACGCTGTATATGATAGGATTTAAGACAGGGGGCACAATAAGGTAGATATAGCCCACCACAATGTAAACCATAGGGGGAACATTGTCACCACAGCGATGGAGAACGGACAGTCCAATCATTGGGATGAAGAAGATTAGGACGGCACAGATATGGGAGACACATGTGTTCAAAGCCTTGAGACATTTTTCCTTGGTCGTGAGGCTGACCACAGTCTTAATGATCAGAACATATGATAGCACAATGAACACAAAATCCACACCCACCGTTGAAAGAATGACAATTAAACCATACAGGATGTTGACTTTTATATCCGCGCAGGCCAGCTTCATGATATCAGGGTGAAAGCAAAATGAGTGGGAAAGCACATTGTTCCCACAGTAGGTTAGCCTCTTGAGCAGAAAGGGTATTGGGAAGAGGGAGATCACAGCTCTTGAAACAATTGCCAGCCCTATTTTTATGATGGTTGGCTTGGTCAAGATGGACGAATATCTCAGAGGGTTGGAGATAGCGATGAAACGATCGAAGGCCATTGCTAGGAGCACCGAGGATTCCATCACTGACAGTATATGGATAAAATACATCTGGGTGAGACAGGCATTGAACTCAATTTTTCTGATCTTAAACCAAAAGATGCCCAGCGTGGTAGGAAGGGTACACAAAGCCAAGCCCAGGTCCATCACGGCCAGCATGGAAAGGAAGTAGTACGTAGGCTTATGAAGACTTTGGGTCTTCTTGATGATGATCAGGATCAGGCAGTTCCCTGAAAGGCCGACAAGATAGAACATGCAGAAAGGGATGGAGATCCAGTGGTGATTGGCTTCCAGCCCTGGAAAGCCCGTCAGGAGGAAGGTGGAAGGCTGATAGAAGGAGGAATTGACAAGTGGCATGGTGTGCTGAAGCTGCTCCATCCCACCTCAGATGTTGCACAGCCtagagttaaaaacaaaacagcaacaaaCTGCCCATGTCATTTGTCTGTACAGTGTATAAAACCCTATAACCACAACCGCCCATCTTATTACCTGCTCTGTGGTACATATGACCACATAACTACCAAAGCCCCCCATATGAGTAGAGGCTCTACTGAACCTACAGTCATGTAATGATACAAAATTGCATGTAATTACACTGCGCTACAGGGTATACAACCATTTAATAACCACCAAAGCCCCAAGTTTAGACACTGTCATGGATCACTGATGCCTCTTTATAGAATTCCTTAGGCACTAGGGAATCTCCACAGTGATTATCACCTAGACTGAGGTTATGTTGGTAAGCAGGTACAAATTGGTGTAGGGGACACCGAAGGCTCGGAAGAAGGTGAAAGTCAAGGTCTGATTCGCTGCTGTTACACCAATTTTGCAGTCACTCCAGTGTCAAAATGACATTGCAGAATGGAGATTTGAGCCCTCAGCCTCTGTGATaaatggagtgggggggggggggggaagagctccCTTTTACAGACACCCAGCcggccagttagctataaagtccctcttggtggctgcttgctttatctgtaaagggttaaaaagtcccccaggtaaagaaaagggagtgggcacctgaccaaaagagccaatgggaaggctagaactttttaaaatgggaaaaaagctttccctttgtctctgggTTGTTCTCGCTTGGCTGAAGAGACAGGGGCAACAGCAATGTtgtgtaaagtttgaaccaggtatgaaaaattatcttccatacctagaaggattcactgggacagggaatgtttagacagacgcgatcaggtttatttctttattgtgGCTTGTGGATTTCCTCTGTGCTAAGCTcaggtatttttgttttcttttgtaacGGTAAGCTGGACCCCAGAGAGCCGTTCCTGGTGTTTAATCCCTTTTCAGTTGCTCTATAacatctagcaatagcctgattttccagatgtttcctttcttcttcttttaataaaatttaccttttaaaaaaaaactgattggttttgtgtcttaaaaggtctgtgcatatgtttttcaattagctggtggcaaccactgggtttcccttttgtttgtttcctttctcagcttccccgagggaggggtggaaaagccgaggggcctcagggaaaactttcatttttttttgagttttttGAGGATTTGCAAGAGGtagtggagggagggatagctcagtggtttgagcattggcctgcttaaacccagggttgtgagttcaatccttgagggggccccttagggatctggggcaaaatcagtacttggtcctgctagtgaaggcagggggctggacttgatgacctttcaaggtcccttccagttctaggagataggatatctccattcattcagtttttcacttgggtggtggcagcgtttaccaagccaaggtcagagaaaagctgtaaccttgggggtttaatacaagcctggagtggcaggTATTaattttagaatccttgcgggcctccACCTTCTGCcctcggagtgacagagtggggaatgAGCCTCGACAGCCTCCTTCACCCTCAGTTCTGAATTTGGCCTCTCGCCAATCCACCAGACCAAGACAGCTGAGTTTCAGTTTCTGCAGCTATTGATCTACAGCCAATCCTCCTTCACTTCAGTATCCGATGGCCAGCGGAGAGGGGTAGAACCCCCAGAGTAAGGAAAACACCTGAGAGAAAGTTCTACTCAAAGAGCACCTGTGATTTTTGCGAACCATACTGTGAACCTCTCTTGCGGCACCTGTCTGAGGCTTGTATggggctttacaaacattagggTGAAACTCAAAAACTTCACCAGGCACTGAAGTCTTGTTTGGAGGTGTCCAGTGAGGCATAGTTAGTGCTGGCCTGCTGGGGTGAATGTCAGCCATTAGTGCATTCAGGCTCAGGGGCAGAGATAGAGGCCagcattttcaaaggtgctgagcactgtcaATTCCTTCTGACGTTAATGGGAGccacaggtgctcagcacctctgacagtCAGGCTGCTTAGTTTGACACAAGGCTTTTGTTAGTTAGCAATGAGCAGGCATCAGTCTCCGCCAGGGACCTGTTTCATTCGAAAGTGCTATCAGAATCTACCCAGCGGCACTGTATGACCTGCTTCAGCACATACGCTGACCTCTAACTAATGGGTTAGGAAGGAAACTGTCCTTGGGAACAGATTACTCAGAGCCGCCTTTCACCTTCCTCGGAGGCACCTGGCACTGGATGCTACGTCAtttcatctctctgggcctctgtttcctcccctgtcctttgtctgtctggtctatttagattgtaagctcttcagggcagagactgtataGTAATTAGTGCAGTGGTGCCTTGATCTCACTCGGAGCCTTTAGGACCTATGAcaatacacacacaaattaaaatgttttcttattcTTGGTCTAAACTGAAATGAAAGGTTCTGTTAAGGAGCCTGGTTGTCCTGGACCTAAATAATACTTAACTCTCGGTATAAAATGTAACAAGTGTGACGAGATCGTAGTTGAATGATGATACTGCTGCAGGCGCAGAATGCTTCATTTAATAGAGCTCATTTCAGATTAACAcatgtcaacctgtggaactccctgccagaggatgttatgaaggccaagactataatagggttcaaaaaggaactagataaattcacggaggatggggccagcaatggctattagccagcatggacagggatggtgtctctagcctctgtttgccagaaactgggaatgggtgacaggggtggatcacttgatgattacctgttctgttcattccctctggggcacctggcactggccactgtcagtagacaggatactgggctggatagacctttggtctgacccagtatgcccatTCTTATGTGACTGAAACCTATTCAGTGACACGTGATTTCATTCCTAGCAAGCTTTCATCCATTAGTCTCTAAACATGCTTGTAAATATGATAATGAAATCAAAAGTTTGGCAGGGACATGAATTCTCCTGCTTGGGCCATACACCAATGTCTAACCAATGGGCACTGGGAAGAAACTGTCCTCTGGGCAGGTTAGTATTGTTAGCAGTGCTAGGTTACGCTGGCACCTACTCATCACCAATCAAggaccaaggccccattgtgctaggcgctgtacagacaagTAACAAAGATGGCAGTCCTTGTTGATTGGCTGTAGCAGACTTGGTAGAGGGTTCTGCCCTTTACCTTTGCCATGCTCTTGGAAGCTCTGGTGTGATTTGTGTCTGTGGCTTTGGTGAGAAAGCTTTCCCCATGAGCTGTCTCTGCAAGGAATTCTAGGGCACTCCACAATTCTATGGGGCCTGCAGAAAACCATCTCCATCCGGGATAGAGCTGGTCACTCGTTGCCTTCGCCGCCTGCCAAGCTGAACATCACGTGAAAACAGCCAGGATATGGCCATCGAATTAAGGAGCAGGGATGGTGAGAAACGTGACTGGAAACAGCCCCTTGAAACCCTGTGTGCCGTGACTGTAGAGGCCAAAATTAATGGT
The Emys orbicularis isolate rEmyOrb1 chromosome 1, rEmyOrb1.hap1, whole genome shotgun sequence DNA segment above includes these coding regions:
- the LOC135893951 gene encoding olfactory receptor 51G2-like, coding for MEQLQHTMPLVNSSFYQPSTFLLTGFPGLEANHHWISIPFCMFYLVGLSGNCLILIIIKKTQSLHKPTYYFLSMLAVMDLGLALCTLPTTLGIFWFKIRKIEFNACLTQMYFIHILSVMESSVLLAMAFDRFIAISNPLRYSSILTKPTIIKIGLAIVSRAVISLFPIPFLLKRLTYCGNNVLSHSFCFHPDIMKLACADIKVNILYGLIVILSTVGVDFVFIVLSYVLIIKTVVSLTTKEKCLKALNTCVSHICAVLIFFIPMIGLSVLHRCGDNVPPMVYIVVGYIYLIVPPVLNPIIYSVKSKLIRRAMLRTLWWKNESM